A single region of the Sus scrofa isolate TJ Tabasco breed Duroc chromosome 17, Sscrofa11.1, whole genome shotgun sequence genome encodes:
- the FLRT3 gene encoding leucine-rich repeat transmembrane protein FLRT3 has product MISPAWSIFLIGTNIGLFLQVAPLSAMSKSCPSVCRCDAGFIYCNDRFLTSIPTGIPEDATTLYLQNNQINNAGIPSDLKNLLKVERIYLYHNSLDEFPTNLPKYVKELHLQENNIRTITYDSLSKIPYLEELHLDDNSVSAVSIEEGAFRDSNYLRLLFLSRNHLSTIPWGLPRTIEELRLDDNRISTISSPSLQGLTSLKRLVLDGNLLNNHGLGDKVFFNLVNLTELSLVRNSLTAAPVNLPGTNLRKLYLQDNHINRVPPNAFSYLRQLYRLDMSNNNLSNLPQGIFDDLDNITQLILRNNPWYCGCKMKWVRDWLQSLPVKVNVRGLMCQAPEKVRGMAIKDLNAELFDCKDSAVVSTIQITTSIPNTVYPAQGQWPASVTKQPDIKNPKLTKDQRTTGSPARKTIIITVKSVTSDTIHISWKLVLPMTALRLSWLKLGHSPAFGSITETIVTGERSEYLVTALEPDSPYRVCMVPMETSNLYLFDETPVCIETETAPLRMYNPTTTLNREQEKEPYKNPNLPLAAIIGGAVALVTIALLALVCWYVHRNGSLFSRNCAYSKGRRRKDDYAEAGTKKDNSILEIRETSFQMLPISNEPISKEEFVIHTIFPPNGMNLYKNNHSESSSNRSYRDSGIPDSDHSHS; this is encoded by the coding sequence ATGATCAGCCCAGCCTGGAGCATCTTCCTCATTGGGACTAACATTGGGCTGTTTCTTCAGGTAGCACCTCTATCAGCTATGTCTAAATCCTGTCCATCTGTGTGCCGCTGTGATGCCGGTTTCATTTATTGCAATGATCGCTTTCTGACATCCATTCCGACGGGAATACCAGAGGATGCTACAACTCTCTACCTTCAGAACAACCAAATAAATAATGCTGGGATTCCTTCAGATTTGAAAAACTTGCTGAAAGTGGAAAGAATATACTTGTATCACAACAGTTTAGATGAATTTCCTACCAACCTACCAAAGTATGTAAAAGAGTTACATTTgcaagaaaataatataaggaCTATCACTTATGATTCACTTTCAAAAATTCCCTACCTGGAAGAATTACATTTAGATGATAACTCCGTCTCAGCTGTTAGCATTGAAGAGGGGGCCTTCCGAGACAGTAACTATCTTCGGCTGCTCTTCCTGTCCCGTAATCACCTGAGCACAATCCCCTGGGGTTTGCCCAGGACAATAGAAGAACTACGCTTGGATGATAATCGAATATCCACTATCTCATCACCATCTCTTCAAGGTCTCACGAGCCTAAAACGCCTGGTTTTGGATGGAAATCTGTTAAACAACCATGGTTTAGGTGATAAAGTTTTCTTCAACCTAGTCAACTTAACAGAGCTGTCACTGGTACGGAATTCCCTGACTGCTGCACCAGTAAACCTTCCAGGCACAAATCTGCGAAAGCTTTATCTTCAAGACAACCATATCAATCGGGTGcccccaaatgctttttcttacCTAAGGCAGCTGTATCGACTTGATATGTCCAATAATAACCTAAGTAATTTACCTCAGGGTATCTTTGATGATTTGGACAACATAACCCAATTGATTCTTCGCAACAATCCCTGGTACTGTGGGTGCAAGATGAAATGGGTGCGTGACTGGTTACAGTCCCTACCTGTGAAGGTCAATGTGCGTGGGCTCATGTGCCAAGCCCCAGAAAAAGTTCGGGGGATGGCTATCAAGGACCTTAACGCGGAACTGTTTGATTGTAAGGATAGCGCAGTGGTAAGCACCATCCAGATAACCACTTCGATCCCCAACACAGTGTATCCTGCTCAAGGACAGTGGCCAGCTTCAGTGACCAAACAACCAGACATTAAGAACCCCAAACTCACTAAGGATCAGCGAACCACAGGGAGTCCAGCAAGGAAAACAATTATAATTACTGTGAAATCTGTCACCTCTGATACAATTCATATCTCCTGGAAACTTGTTCTACCTATGACTGCTTTAAGACTTAGCTGGCTTAAACTGGGCCACAGCCCAGCATTTGGATCTATAACTGAAACAATTGTAACAGGAGAACGCAGTGAATACTTGGTCACAGCCCTGGAGCCTGATTCACCCTATCGAGTTTGCATGGTTCCCATGGAAACCAGTAACCTCTACCTATTTGATGAAACTCCTGTTTGTATTGAGACTGAAACTGCACCTCTTCGAATGTACAACCCTACAACCACCCTTAATcgagagcaagagaaagaaccTTACAAAAACCCCAATTTACCACTGGCCGCCATCATTGGTGGCGCTGTGGCCCTGGTGACCATTGCCCTTCTTGCTTTAGTGTGCTGGTACGTTCATAGGAATGGCTCGCTCTTCTCAAGGAACTGTGCATACAGCaaagggaggagaagaaaggatGACTACGCAGAAGCTGGCACCAAGAAGGACAACTCCATCCTGGAAATCAGGGAGACTTCTTTTCAGATGTTACCAATAAGCAATGAACCAATCTCAAAGGAGGAATTTGTGATACACACCATATTTCCTCCTAACGGAATGAATCTGTACAAAAACAATCACAGTGAAAGCAGTAGTAACCGAAGCTACAGAGACAGTGGTATTCCAGACTCAGACCACTCACACTCATGA